Proteins from one Brevibacillus humidisoli genomic window:
- a CDS encoding MarR family winged helix-turn-helix transcriptional regulator, whose amino-acid sequence MCRGGCTVAGLEQETEQALHLYRVFSRAFRSVTEHSLRDIKSHGLHPTEFSVLELLYHKGPQPLQQIGASILLASGSVTYVIDKLEQNGMINRQPCPHDRRVTHAELTEKGRSLIEQIFPVHAQALRLAVSGLSAAEKEQAIMLLRKLGMEAAKLLK is encoded by the coding sequence ATGTGTCGAGGAGGATGCACAGTGGCAGGACTAGAGCAGGAAACGGAGCAGGCGCTTCACTTATATCGCGTTTTTTCTCGTGCTTTCCGCAGCGTGACAGAACACTCCCTGCGGGACATCAAGTCGCACGGACTTCATCCAACGGAATTTTCTGTATTGGAACTGCTGTACCACAAAGGACCGCAGCCGCTTCAGCAGATCGGCGCCAGTATTCTGTTGGCGAGCGGCAGTGTAACTTATGTGATAGACAAGTTGGAACAGAACGGCATGATCAACCGACAGCCTTGTCCACACGATCGGCGGGTCACTCATGCCGAATTGACGGAAAAGGGACGGTCCTTGATCGAACAGATTTTTCCTGTTCATGCACAGGCGCTCCGCCTTGCTGTCAGCGGATTGAGTGCCGCCGAAAAGGAGCAGGCGATTATGCTGCTGCGGAAACTGGGAATGGAAGCGGCAAAACTGTTGAAATAA
- a CDS encoding response regulator, with protein sequence MISIVIIEDDPMVLEVNRQFAQRLPGFQVIGEASNGLDGLSLIRSLLPRLVLLDIFLPDMDGIQVLKQIRQEELPTDVVMLTAARDAERIQDGFRYGVIDYLIKPFRFERFQEALEKVKLQQMRMGAAEVFNQDELDHLRGSGSVLAEAGMALPKGLNEVTLQQITAYLRERARAESAEEVAEGTGLARVTVRRYLEYLVRSGEVELQVQYGSVGRPMNRYRWR encoded by the coding sequence TTGATCTCCATCGTCATTATTGAAGACGACCCGATGGTGTTGGAGGTAAACAGACAGTTTGCCCAACGCCTGCCCGGTTTCCAGGTGATCGGCGAAGCGTCCAATGGCCTTGACGGGCTGTCATTAATCCGCTCGCTCCTCCCTCGGCTGGTACTGCTTGATATTTTTCTGCCAGATATGGACGGCATCCAAGTATTAAAACAGATCCGTCAGGAAGAACTGCCGACTGATGTGGTCATGTTGACAGCTGCCCGCGATGCCGAACGCATCCAAGATGGATTTCGCTATGGAGTGATCGACTATCTGATCAAGCCGTTTCGTTTCGAGCGCTTTCAGGAAGCGTTGGAAAAAGTAAAGCTGCAGCAGATGCGGATGGGAGCGGCAGAAGTGTTTAACCAGGATGAGCTCGATCATCTGAGGGGAAGCGGCAGTGTGCTGGCAGAAGCAGGGATGGCTCTGCCCAAGGGATTGAATGAAGTGACTCTGCAACAGATTACGGCCTACCTGAGGGAGCGGGCGCGTGCCGAATCGGCGGAGGAGGTAGCGGAGGGGACCGGTTTGGCCCGTGTCACTGTCCGACGTTACCTGGAGTATCTGGTGCGCAGCGGTGAAGTAGAGCTGCAAGTACAGTACGGGTCGGTGGGACGGCCGATGAATCGCTATCGTTGGCGCTGA
- a CDS encoding ABC transporter ATP-binding protein → MSNSATLNSISKSFGSVQALHNLDLTVGAGQFVALLGPSGCGKTTLLRLIAGFETPSSGEIWIRDQRVAAEGRSLPPEQRRIGMVFQSFALWPHMTVLQNVAFPLRHQSDVPPAYRDNPEARVREVLEIVGLGGYEHRYPGQLSGGQRQRVALARAIVFEPLLLLMDEPLSSLDADLRMQMRKEIQEIHRELGTSIVYVTHDQSEALAMADRIVVMKEGRIEQEGTPEAIYYQPQTSFVAKFVGRANFLQGHWSDPQTFIFPVDDGLGVSLRPRIDVHSFREQGVLPVRPEQIRLFREADDVQTERPLVGTVEHVQFQGKELLYSVRVGQTVLEVAAGVGERFSRGQTVAVSFDL, encoded by the coding sequence ATGAGTAACAGCGCAACATTAAATAGTATCAGCAAATCATTTGGTTCTGTGCAGGCGCTGCACAATCTGGATCTGACGGTTGGAGCCGGTCAGTTTGTCGCTCTGCTCGGCCCCAGTGGCTGCGGGAAAACGACGCTTTTGCGCTTGATTGCCGGATTTGAAACGCCCAGTTCGGGGGAGATCTGGATCCGTGACCAGCGGGTAGCTGCTGAAGGGAGAAGTCTGCCTCCCGAGCAACGGCGAATCGGCATGGTGTTCCAATCGTTCGCACTCTGGCCGCACATGACAGTCCTGCAAAATGTTGCCTTTCCACTGCGTCATCAGTCAGATGTGCCTCCTGCCTATCGTGACAATCCGGAGGCGCGGGTGCGGGAAGTGCTGGAGATCGTCGGCTTGGGCGGGTATGAGCATCGCTATCCGGGTCAGCTATCCGGCGGGCAGCGGCAGCGGGTAGCGTTGGCTCGAGCAATCGTCTTTGAGCCGCTGCTGCTGTTGATGGACGAACCGCTGAGCAGTCTCGACGCCGATCTGCGCATGCAGATGCGCAAAGAGATTCAGGAGATTCATCGCGAACTGGGTACCTCGATCGTCTATGTCACCCACGATCAGTCGGAAGCATTGGCGATGGCGGATCGTATCGTCGTGATGAAGGAGGGGCGGATCGAACAGGAAGGCACACCGGAAGCGATCTACTATCAGCCGCAGACATCGTTTGTCGCCAAGTTCGTGGGACGGGCCAACTTTCTTCAGGGTCACTGGAGCGATCCTCAGACGTTCATCTTTCCTGTCGATGACGGACTAGGTGTTTCCCTGCGTCCTCGGATCGATGTTCACTCCTTCCGTGAGCAGGGTGTGCTCCCGGTTCGACCCGAGCAGATTCGCCTATTCAGAGAGGCAGATGACGTTCAGACCGAGAGGCCGCTTGTCGGCACGGTGGAACACGTGCAGTTTCAGGGCAAGGAGCTATTGTATTCCGTACGCGTCGGGCAGACCGTACTGGAAGTGGCGGCAGGTGTTGGGGAACGGTTTTCCCGCGGGCAAACAGTTGCTGTATCCTTTGATCTGTAA
- a CDS encoding YqeG family HAD IIIA-type phosphatase, with amino-acid sequence MFLRKLMPNEFVESIHDINMEDLRSRQIRAIITDLDNTLVEWDRPLATPEVERWFAEMRQAGIQVTVVSNNKQERVLTFCQPLGVNFIWAARKPTSQAFIRAVEKMNVRIEETVVIGDQLFTDVLGGNLLGFYTILVVPVTDTDGFWTRFNRWLERVALYWMRRKGMISWKNKS; translated from the coding sequence GTGTTTCTCAGAAAACTGATGCCGAACGAGTTTGTAGAAAGCATTCACGATATAAACATGGAAGATCTGCGCAGTCGGCAGATCCGAGCGATCATTACCGACTTGGACAACACGCTGGTGGAGTGGGATCGCCCGCTGGCGACCCCGGAAGTGGAACGATGGTTCGCCGAGATGCGTCAAGCCGGCATTCAAGTGACCGTCGTATCCAATAATAAGCAAGAACGGGTACTTACGTTCTGCCAGCCGCTCGGTGTCAACTTTATCTGGGCGGCCCGCAAACCGACGAGTCAGGCTTTCATCCGCGCTGTAGAGAAGATGAATGTGCGGATCGAAGAGACCGTTGTAATCGGAGACCAATTGTTTACAGATGTGTTGGGGGGCAACCTGCTCGGTTTCTATACAATCCTGGTCGTACCGGTGACGGACACGGACGGATTTTGGACTCGTTTCAACCGCTGGCTGGAGCGGGTAGCACTGTACTGGATGCGCAGGAAAGGGATGAT
- a CDS encoding enoyl-CoA hydratase/isomerase family protein, which yields MAYQTITAEQSEGIGILTLQRPQRRNAINIKMRKEIAACLDQWRDAPAVGVVIITGAGSSFSAGFDLTEFEDSELFDELLASSSRYHRDVWYYPKPIIAAINGPAMGGGFDLAVLCDVRLACRSARFGHPEIAFGAPPLLTPLRWIVGEGRARELCFTGRSIDAKEAYRIGLVNQLTTDDDVLQQAVQMGKTMLKAPADTLMYAKASYTNQAGRGFEEAFYQEHDQAFQQILLPKAKRGFK from the coding sequence ATGGCGTATCAAACAATAACCGCGGAACAGAGCGAGGGCATCGGCATCCTGACATTGCAGCGGCCCCAACGGCGTAACGCGATCAACATCAAGATGCGCAAAGAGATTGCAGCTTGTTTGGATCAGTGGAGGGACGCCCCTGCTGTGGGCGTGGTGATCATCACCGGTGCGGGAAGCAGCTTTTCTGCGGGTTTTGATCTGACAGAGTTTGAGGATTCAGAGTTGTTTGACGAGCTGCTTGCCTCTTCTTCTCGCTATCATCGCGATGTGTGGTACTATCCAAAACCAATCATCGCAGCGATTAACGGACCAGCCATGGGAGGCGGATTTGATCTGGCTGTCCTGTGTGATGTCCGGCTTGCCTGCCGTTCTGCACGGTTTGGCCATCCGGAGATTGCGTTTGGCGCGCCGCCTCTGCTCACCCCACTGCGCTGGATCGTCGGAGAGGGCAGGGCGCGGGAACTCTGTTTTACAGGTCGCAGCATCGATGCAAAAGAAGCGTACAGGATCGGATTAGTCAATCAGTTGACTACGGACGATGACGTCTTGCAGCAGGCCGTTCAGATGGGCAAGACAATGCTGAAGGCTCCCGCAGATACGTTGATGTATGCCAAGGCCAGCTATACCAATCAGGCAGGACGAGGCTTTGAAGAAGCGTTTTACCAAGAACACGATCAAGCCTTTCAACAGATCTTGCTGCCGAAAGCGAAGAGAGGGTTCAAGTAA
- a CDS encoding TRAP transporter small permease produces MQTIKKWWDNLEELLSGSLLVIGLAISLYGVFMRYFMNAPQAWVDEIFKYFVIWGILIGGSMALRNNHHISVDLLYDKFPKGLQKCSDLFANLVGLIFGVFLAYNGWVLVMARVVSGQVSTDVGVPLWIVYLILPLAGVMLGLRFIEKIYRLLKKGGSHPEEGTHDTASV; encoded by the coding sequence ATGCAGACAATCAAGAAATGGTGGGACAACCTGGAGGAACTTCTCTCTGGTTCACTGCTCGTCATCGGACTGGCGATCTCACTGTACGGCGTCTTTATGCGCTACTTTATGAACGCACCGCAGGCCTGGGTGGATGAAATCTTTAAATACTTCGTCATCTGGGGGATTCTGATCGGCGGCAGCATGGCACTGCGCAACAACCACCATATCTCCGTGGATCTCCTGTACGATAAGTTTCCCAAAGGACTGCAAAAATGTTCCGATCTTTTCGCCAATCTTGTTGGACTCATATTTGGTGTGTTTCTCGCCTACAACGGCTGGGTATTGGTGATGGCGAGAGTGGTCAGTGGTCAAGTATCGACTGATGTTGGAGTACCACTGTGGATCGTCTACCTGATTCTGCCGCTCGCAGGCGTGATGCTTGGGCTTCGGTTCATCGAAAAGATCTATCGTCTCTTAAAAAAAGGCGGTTCACATCCGGAGGAGGGCACACATGACACTGCTTCTGTTTAG
- a CDS encoding thiol-disulfide oxidoreductase DCC family protein: MKTNRKNGTSAGFNNTGKKVERMRRVTVYYDRHCHLCQRLRTWYLRLARNPSAVVWRHYTDAPACGLDGKGCGETMAVETGDGRHFHGFYAVRVLIGYTWLGFAKPLLYLPGASWLGERGYAWVARNRYRLMGKGEPN, from the coding sequence ATGAAGACGAATCGAAAGAATGGCACCAGCGCCGGTTTCAACAACACTGGAAAGAAGGTTGAACGGATGAGACGGGTGACCGTGTATTACGATCGTCATTGTCATCTCTGCCAGCGGTTGAGAACGTGGTATCTGCGGTTGGCCCGCAATCCGTCAGCAGTCGTCTGGCGGCATTACACCGACGCACCCGCCTGCGGGCTGGACGGCAAGGGCTGCGGCGAGACGATGGCTGTTGAGACGGGAGACGGACGACATTTCCACGGTTTTTACGCTGTCCGCGTCCTGATCGGCTACACATGGCTAGGCTTCGCCAAACCGCTGTTATATCTGCCGGGCGCGTCCTGGCTCGGTGAGAGAGGATATGCCTGGGTTGCCAGGAATCGTTATCGACTGATGGGAAAAGGTGAGCCAAACTGA
- a CDS encoding TRAP transporter substrate-binding protein, producing MKKGAWVKRTLIAVLSTAFVLTAAGCGAPSSGGGSQSADSGEPIILKFSHVTTAESPKGKAAEKFAELAAQKTNNRVKVEVFPSSQLYGDKDEMDALQANNVQMVAPSVTKLVGFVPSFQIVDLPFLFNGREAVLQFWDGDLGKKLMSSLEPQGILGLAMWENGFKNFTNNKHPLKRPEDFNGLKFRTQAGKVLEAQFTALGAGAATIPFGETYTALQQGTVDGQENTFNNIDTQKYAEVQKYLTVSQHGRLDYVVLVNKSFWDGLPEDIRKALEEAMKEATEYERQLAAELDQQSFENLKKAGMEVTELTPEDRAAFQKAFEPVYTEFAEVIGQEYIDGVKALK from the coding sequence ATGAAAAAAGGAGCATGGGTAAAGCGCACACTCATTGCCGTTCTGTCCACCGCTTTTGTGCTGACAGCGGCAGGATGCGGGGCGCCTAGCAGTGGTGGAGGAAGCCAATCTGCTGACAGTGGTGAGCCGATCATTTTGAAATTCTCGCATGTTACCACTGCGGAGAGTCCAAAAGGAAAAGCTGCCGAGAAGTTTGCCGAACTGGCGGCGCAAAAGACGAACAATCGCGTCAAGGTAGAGGTATTCCCGTCTTCCCAGTTGTACGGGGACAAAGATGAGATGGATGCGCTGCAGGCCAATAACGTGCAAATGGTCGCTCCATCTGTGACCAAACTGGTTGGGTTTGTGCCTTCCTTCCAGATTGTTGACCTCCCATTCCTGTTCAACGGTCGGGAAGCTGTGCTGCAGTTCTGGGACGGCGATCTGGGCAAAAAGCTGATGAGTTCACTCGAGCCGCAGGGGATTCTTGGCTTGGCGATGTGGGAAAACGGTTTCAAGAACTTCACCAATAACAAACACCCACTGAAAAGGCCAGAAGATTTTAACGGTCTCAAATTCCGAACCCAGGCCGGAAAGGTGCTGGAAGCCCAGTTTACAGCGCTGGGGGCAGGGGCAGCAACAATCCCGTTTGGGGAGACTTACACTGCTCTGCAGCAGGGCACAGTCGATGGGCAGGAAAACACGTTTAACAATATCGATACGCAAAAATACGCCGAAGTACAAAAGTATTTGACCGTAAGCCAACACGGCCGCCTCGACTACGTGGTGCTGGTAAACAAATCGTTCTGGGATGGTTTGCCTGAAGATATCCGCAAAGCATTGGAAGAAGCGATGAAGGAAGCTACCGAATACGAGCGGCAGCTGGCTGCCGAATTGGATCAACAAAGCTTCGAAAACTTAAAAAAGGCCGGAATGGAAGTAACCGAACTGACTCCGGAGGATCGTGCCGCTTTCCAAAAGGCGTTTGAACCGGTGTACACCGAGTTTGCCGAAGTAATCGGCCAAGAGTATATTGACGGAGTGAAAGCTCTGAAGTAA
- the wrbA gene encoding NAD(P)H:quinone oxidoreductase, with product MAKVLIVYYSAYGHIFDMAKAVAEGAKQIAGTEVKIAKAPEFPVVKEAMSGQEPYVHAQQQQADIPDVTQEDLTWADAIIWGVPTRYGMMPAQMKQVLDAAGGLWATGALEGKPTAVFTSTGSIHGGQESTILTTLVPLLHFGMIFVGLPYGENKEQLTAEGIGGSPYGASTVAGPDGSRAPVEAERTMASRLGARVARVAAALAAAK from the coding sequence ATGGCAAAAGTCTTAATCGTTTATTACAGTGCTTATGGCCATATCTTTGACATGGCCAAAGCTGTCGCCGAAGGAGCCAAACAGATTGCCGGTACGGAAGTGAAGATCGCCAAAGCGCCAGAGTTCCCGGTGGTGAAAGAGGCGATGTCCGGTCAAGAGCCTTATGTACACGCCCAGCAGCAGCAAGCAGACATTCCGGACGTAACGCAGGAAGATCTGACTTGGGCAGACGCGATCATCTGGGGCGTTCCCACCCGCTACGGCATGATGCCGGCACAGATGAAGCAAGTGCTGGACGCAGCTGGCGGTCTGTGGGCAACTGGCGCACTGGAAGGGAAGCCAACAGCTGTCTTTACCAGCACGGGCTCCATCCATGGCGGACAGGAGTCAACCATACTGACTACACTGGTTCCACTGCTCCACTTCGGGATGATTTTTGTCGGACTGCCATACGGAGAGAATAAAGAACAGCTCACTGCTGAGGGGATCGGCGGTTCGCCTTATGGCGCTTCCACCGTGGCTGGTCCCGATGGATCCCGTGCACCAGTGGAAGCCGAACGGACCATGGCTTCCCGTCTGGGCGCCCGTGTAGCACGTGTCGCAGCCGCTCTTGCAGCAGCGAAATAA
- a CDS encoding TRAP transporter large permease, which yields MTLLLFSLFVILLLFRVPIFVSLALSTIFVLWQQGFTMYTIPQRIFASLDATTLMAIPGFVFAGIIMARGGISKYLIECLRSWVGHLPGGLSVVTILACMLFAAISGSSPATAAAIGSIMIPGMVNAGYDKKYAMGLVAASGTLGILIPPSIPLIIYGTVAEESIGKLFMAGILPGILLGLVLVVSAILFARRKGYGRLEKASWDERLSSSLKAVWGALLPVIILGSIYTGVATPTEAAVVSSLYALIISIFVYREMRWSDFRQIVKETVNTSAMIFFIISAAMVFALYLTNEQVPQQVAEWISQSITNKWIFLIAANILFFILGTFLESVAIILITLPIFLPIIKQMGIDVIHFAIIMTVNMELAMITPPVGLNLFVVSGIAKEKLETVVRGVAPFILIMVMILAVIVVWPDLSLYLTQYVK from the coding sequence ATGACACTGCTTCTGTTTAGTTTATTCGTCATTCTGTTGTTGTTCCGTGTGCCGATTTTCGTCAGTCTGGCCCTGTCCACGATTTTTGTGCTATGGCAGCAGGGGTTCACCATGTATACCATTCCACAGCGTATCTTCGCCTCCCTTGATGCCACCACCCTGATGGCGATTCCGGGGTTTGTCTTCGCCGGCATTATTATGGCGCGCGGCGGCATCTCCAAGTATTTGATCGAATGTCTGCGTTCCTGGGTGGGACACCTACCGGGTGGGCTGTCGGTGGTGACGATTCTGGCCTGCATGCTGTTCGCGGCGATCTCTGGGTCCAGTCCGGCGACTGCGGCAGCGATCGGCTCGATTATGATCCCAGGCATGGTCAATGCTGGCTATGACAAGAAGTATGCGATGGGGCTCGTGGCAGCATCAGGAACACTGGGCATCTTGATTCCCCCCTCGATTCCGCTGATCATCTATGGTACGGTAGCAGAGGAATCGATCGGCAAGCTGTTCATGGCTGGAATTCTGCCAGGTATTTTGCTTGGCTTGGTGCTTGTGGTGTCTGCGATTCTCTTCGCCCGCAGGAAGGGTTACGGAAGACTGGAGAAGGCCAGTTGGGATGAACGCCTAAGCTCGTCGCTGAAAGCAGTTTGGGGCGCGTTGCTGCCGGTGATCATCCTTGGCAGTATCTACACCGGGGTAGCCACTCCGACAGAAGCAGCGGTTGTTTCCTCGCTGTATGCGTTGATCATCTCCATATTTGTTTACCGGGAGATGCGCTGGTCGGACTTCCGCCAGATCGTAAAAGAGACGGTTAATACGAGCGCCATGATCTTTTTCATCATCTCGGCGGCGATGGTCTTTGCCCTCTATCTGACCAATGAGCAGGTGCCGCAGCAAGTGGCAGAGTGGATCTCGCAAAGCATCACAAACAAATGGATTTTCCTGATTGCGGCCAATATATTATTCTTTATCTTGGGTACGTTTTTAGAGTCGGTAGCCATAATCCTGATCACACTGCCTATCTTCCTCCCTATTATCAAACAGATGGGGATCGACGTGATCCACTTCGCCATTATTATGACCGTCAACATGGAATTGGCGATGATCACGCCGCCTGTCGGGCTGAACCTGTTCGTGGTCAGCGGCATTGCCAAGGAAAAACTGGAGACCGTAGTGAGAGGGGTGGCCCCGTTTATTCTGATTATGGTCATGATTCTAGCCGTGATCGTGGTCTGGCCTGACCTGTCCCTCTATCTGACTCAGTATGTCAAATAA
- a CDS encoding DctP family TRAP transporter solute-binding subunit: protein MQVPHVCKRFRRIAALFFLILAAALLVSCGRKATDYEQVSEAEKLIIRFSHVVGEDTPKGQAARRFAALMKERTNGRVEVQVFANGSLYSDYEELKALQEGYIQMIAPSLSKLSELAPEVEAFDLPFLYPSLTDYHRVLDGEAGRRLTEMIEQKGLVPLAFWDNAFKQFTSSPRPIHVPSDMQGMRVRIMPSKVLNKQFAMLGAKPLEMSFNDVYLALEKGQLDGQENTISNIYTKRFYRVQDHLTISNHGYLGYLVLMNGEFWERLPDEIRQTFVETIREVTLWERQMAEQINREQLDYIKACDCISIYRLTPDEKRHWKQFFQPLYQSELTSWDPVFVKALHLPAP from the coding sequence ATGCAGGTACCCCATGTTTGCAAACGCTTCCGAAGGATAGCTGCCCTGTTCTTCCTCATCCTGGCTGCAGCACTGCTTGTCTCCTGTGGTCGAAAGGCGACCGATTACGAACAGGTGAGTGAAGCAGAGAAGCTGATCATCCGCTTTTCCCATGTGGTGGGCGAGGATACGCCCAAGGGTCAAGCGGCCAGGCGTTTTGCCGCGCTGATGAAGGAGCGGACCAATGGACGCGTCGAAGTGCAGGTGTTTGCAAACGGTTCCTTGTACAGTGACTATGAGGAGTTGAAAGCGCTTCAGGAAGGTTATATCCAGATGATTGCTCCCAGTTTGTCAAAGCTCTCAGAGCTTGCTCCGGAAGTGGAAGCGTTCGATCTTCCTTTTCTCTACCCGTCACTCACTGACTATCATCGGGTACTGGACGGGGAAGCAGGACGTCGCCTGACAGAAATGATCGAGCAGAAAGGACTGGTTCCTCTCGCTTTTTGGGATAACGCCTTTAAGCAGTTTACCAGTTCTCCCCGACCGATCCATGTCCCTTCCGACATGCAGGGAATGAGGGTGCGGATCATGCCGTCCAAAGTGCTGAACAAGCAGTTTGCCATGTTGGGTGCAAAGCCGTTGGAGATGTCCTTTAATGACGTTTATCTGGCATTGGAAAAAGGCCAGTTGGATGGTCAGGAAAACACGATCTCCAATATTTACACCAAGCGCTTTTATCGGGTTCAAGATCATTTAACGATCAGCAATCACGGTTATCTAGGCTACCTGGTGCTGATGAACGGAGAGTTTTGGGAGCGACTGCCGGATGAGATTCGCCAAACTTTCGTGGAGACGATCAGAGAGGTGACACTGTGGGAGCGACAGATGGCAGAGCAGATCAACAGGGAGCAGTTGGACTATATCAAGGCCTGTGACTGCATCTCCATCTACAGACTGACGCCCGACGAGAAGCGCCATTGGAAACAGTTCTTTCAACCGCTATACCAAAGCGAACTGACGAGTTGGGACCCGGTTTTCGTGAAAGCGCTTCATTTGCCGGCGCCTTGA
- a CDS encoding ATP-binding protein: MRLWPITMRTRIAVVISAIVVLAVVSGDLLVVGKVTRAYEQELGNRVMAIGQSLAQSPTIREGLQSSLRGWRIIQPIAERVRLVTKVDYIVVFDMNKVRYSHPLEARIGTVFQGGDEGPSLAEQSYVSRAVGVEGQSIRAFVPVMDDEGRKQLGVVVVGIMVPTFLKFMSEYRGDLYLSLFIGTSLGLVGAWLLANKIKRQMRNMEPEQIARLLEEREALIESIGEGIIAIDQKGRITVFNEQASQLLGITADALGRPIDEAMAGSNLPEVMRDRTSHQRQIQYVNDTIVLVNRVPIIVDKQIVGAVATIQDRTEIYKLAEELTGVKKLMDALRAQNHEYMNKLHTIAGLIQLRRYDEAVERIMTFTEEQQEQSRFLTKRIADYSISGLILGKMSRAREQGVQVTLHPDSQLLKLPETIAVHDLLVILGNLLENAIDAAAGSGTGGGQVSLRLEGNEDGIEIEVVDNGTGISPEIRERIFEHGFTTKGERGQGIGLSLVRQYVDFQHGTIEVDSEVGVGTRFFIYLPAPAFVPERGGEEIDLHRHY, translated from the coding sequence TTGCGGTTGTGGCCGATTACCATGCGAACGCGCATCGCTGTCGTGATCTCAGCGATTGTCGTATTAGCCGTCGTGAGTGGAGATTTGCTGGTCGTCGGCAAAGTAACCAGAGCGTACGAACAGGAACTGGGCAACCGGGTGATGGCAATCGGCCAGTCGCTGGCGCAGTCCCCCACGATTCGCGAAGGATTGCAGTCGTCCCTCAGGGGCTGGAGGATCATACAACCCATCGCGGAGCGGGTCAGACTGGTAACCAAAGTGGATTATATCGTCGTCTTTGACATGAACAAAGTCCGCTACTCCCATCCTCTTGAAGCTAGGATCGGAACGGTGTTTCAAGGCGGTGATGAAGGACCGTCGCTGGCCGAGCAGAGTTATGTGTCGAGAGCGGTAGGCGTAGAAGGCCAGTCGATCCGTGCTTTCGTACCGGTGATGGACGATGAGGGGCGAAAACAATTGGGGGTTGTAGTGGTAGGTATTATGGTGCCTACCTTTTTGAAGTTCATGAGCGAATACCGCGGCGATCTGTACCTCTCGCTGTTTATCGGGACAAGCCTTGGGCTGGTCGGTGCCTGGCTGTTGGCCAACAAAATCAAACGGCAGATGCGCAACATGGAGCCCGAGCAGATTGCCCGTCTGCTGGAGGAGCGGGAGGCGTTGATCGAATCGATTGGAGAGGGCATCATTGCCATCGACCAGAAAGGGAGAATCACGGTATTTAACGAACAGGCCAGCCAACTGCTGGGGATTACAGCTGATGCCTTGGGAAGGCCGATTGATGAAGCGATGGCCGGCAGCAACCTCCCTGAAGTGATGCGGGATCGGACAAGTCATCAACGGCAGATCCAGTACGTGAACGACACGATTGTATTGGTCAACCGGGTGCCGATCATCGTGGACAAACAGATTGTCGGTGCCGTCGCCACGATCCAGGATCGCACGGAAATCTACAAGTTAGCAGAAGAGCTGACAGGTGTGAAAAAGCTCATGGATGCGCTGCGCGCGCAAAACCACGAGTACATGAACAAGCTGCACACTATAGCTGGTCTGATTCAACTGCGCCGCTATGACGAGGCCGTCGAGCGGATCATGACCTTTACCGAAGAACAGCAGGAGCAGAGCCGGTTTTTGACGAAGCGGATTGCCGATTACAGCATTTCCGGTCTCATCCTGGGCAAGATGAGCCGAGCTCGTGAACAGGGCGTGCAAGTGACCCTGCATCCTGACTCCCAACTGCTGAAACTGCCGGAGACGATCGCGGTGCACGACTTGCTGGTTATTTTGGGCAACCTGCTGGAAAATGCGATTGATGCTGCTGCTGGCAGCGGTACAGGAGGGGGACAGGTTTCGCTTCGCCTGGAGGGGAATGAAGATGGGATTGAGATCGAGGTGGTCGATAACGGGACCGGTATTTCTCCCGAGATACGCGAGCGAATCTTTGAACATGGTTTCACGACCAAAGGGGAGCGGGGACAGGGAATCGGACTTTCCTTGGTTCGGCAGTATGTCGATTTTCAACATGGAACGATTGAAGTCGATTCTGAGGTAGGGGTAGGGACTAGATTTTTCATTTACCTGCCTGCACCCGCATTTGTTCCGGAACGAGGAGGTGAGGAGATTGATCTCCATCGTCATTATTGA